The genome window CTGCTAAATGGGTCTGTTTATGTCTTTTATGAATTCGACGATTCCTTTCttcttatatttatccTCCTTTCTTCCTAAAATTATAATCTTCTTTCTTTGTAATTTACtaaggaaaaaattaatatgcATACACAAACATGTATAGTACAATATATGACAAATGTAGTTTCAATTACAATTAAAGCATAAAAATTACACAGATCATGGTGCGaaaaacatatatgcatgcatacaaataaaaaatatatatttttctaaaaaattataaaataattataaatcatttatatgtttaaaaaaaataaataagtataaCATTAGTGCGTACATATAATACCATTCCTTCAtgtaacatatatatatatatataaccgttataaacaaatacaTATCTTATAGAAAGTGAATTACATACAAGTTACAgttacataaatatatgtctGTATACCCACATATTCATATagcataaattatattatatcgATAACAACTCGTTGAAATAGCAGCATAAAAGTCTAAATTAGTATAACGAATATAAATGGCAAAAGggatataattataaacaatttttcaATCAAGCCGACACAAacaaatgtatataaatgcatataGTTCTTACTATTTTATCCAGGGTGTTTTTTTGCTCTTCTTCatgacattttttttctctcgAACAATTTGAGGCAACTCTATTATTGTACTAATCTCTACCCCTTTATTTCTGTAGTGTGAATTTGAAttgttaaataaatttataattttattaacagAGCTACTACAAATATCTGCAATGTAGCCTTCATCACATTTTGCTATATCTCCGACAATCTAGAACCacattcatataaaaaaagaaaaaaatgttttaagaattttttatgtgtatatattttttcattttatatagtAATGTAATCCTACGCTTGAAAAGTTTCCACTCCCGATTGTAGCTTTCagtatattaataatatcatCTTTATTCTTAATGagctataaaaaaaaaattatatatataaaatatatttcgcCATTTTATTCTATATCTATGgttgtatatatgtgtattattttttttataaaaagacGAACAAACCAATTGGATATTTCATAAAGGCATATATTACCTCAAAAAATGGATCTTTAATCAAAACAGAGGTGTAATTTTTCTTTCCTGATaacaaagaaatattttgcCCTTTTTTATcgaattttaataaaatagacAATATTTGAGCTATTATTCttgtattatatgtttcaaataattcttttgatttattatgaagaaattcatatttttcgggaggtattttcattattgtGTCTGCGtaaaagataaatatttacaatGTCAATAATAtactataatatttcatagTTTATacattatacatatataaatacatgcGCTCAATCCTTATGATCTTCTATTATTAcgcataaaaaatttatctAATGTTTTTTGAAGTGATAATTTCcctaatatatattgattCAAACCTGTTAATATATCTACGGAAAATTTGTATACTTCATCTCTATGTGGGCATAGAATAGCCtgaaaattgttttttgtatattttataactttttctaaatttcgatattcatatttatggTAAATTGTTAGGCAAACTCCTTTTTCCTTCCCTCTTCCAGTTCGTCCAGAtctaaaaacaaaattgtaattaattatttatcaattaaaaaaagttatattcatattttatatttatcttaATGTATAATTTTACTATACATCCATTTAATTAACCTATGTACATAATCATTTGGGGACACTGGTGGGGAATAATTTAAGATGAAAACAACATTCTCTATATCCAATCCTCTACTCACTATATCTGTTGTAataagtatatttttttttcctaatttaaataaatttatattttcatttttttgtgctGTCAACAAATCTGAATGTATCATAACTGCATGGGGTTTCAAAAATGCATTTTCGTACAAATTTTCCAcctttataaaaaagaaaaataataaaattaaaaacaatagaataataattttcaaataattaatCACAAAGTTTATATACGAAAATACACAAACTGCGCAGCACAAGTATCAACAAAGCATAagcaaaatataaaagaaataaaaataatatatgaagAATAAAAGAAACAGCCACAAAATATAGCGTCACATATATCGATaggaaatatatacacatttatctaacaattattttaatttaatgcacacacatataaacatattttaccTCGTCTTTTGAGttcgaaaaaattatacatttgtttattttttcaccATCTTCAATAATTGTagatgtatttttattcatataatcaGAAATCAACTTATTACTATCATATTCCTCTTTATCTATATcattaaattgttttttccGCTCAAGCATActttgatttttatttgataaacCTTTTtggttaaaaaaaaatatatttaaaaaatagggaacatatttatattttgatggagtatttattttgcatataaaatgagaaatatttaaattacaTAAGctatactttttattttctttactTAATAATTGAAATGAATTATCcttcttatttttattcgaGTTACAcgaaattatattttcattttctttatttttaatcgTTTCTTTAATACCATTAacaaaatcaaaaaaaataaaatcaaacaaatgttcatttatttttttcatcattaattcatttatattagctgtaaataaatacatattaaaatctttataatttaaattatcataattGTTATTGTTCTCTTTCTTATCTATTTCATTCTCTATGGAACTTAATCCATTTTTTgaagaataataaaataaaaaattaaatataaatcttCTATTTTCTACAATATAGTCAAACTCATCAACAACAATAGTATTAACACAATTCAAAACATTGTTCATAAtgtttttatcatttttttttttgtttttataattttttatataactCTCAAACTTGTTAGGtgtacataaataaaaatgtattccACTGTTTTCTATTTGGATATCTGTATTAAACCCTTccttatttataatattatttttaacaacAACACTTGATCTCatctttttcatattaCTAAAAGAATCATTTTCATCACTTAATATACACACATTTAAATTAGGGTATATagacaaaatataaatatataactgtttacataaatatatattttgtgtaAGTATTAATACATTTCTATTGCaatcaaatttattatttattattttttgtattaatggtaataaataacataaaGTTTTTCCTGTTCctgttttattatatataagtaaatgcttacaattttttacaacAATTTCATTAAATACGATATATtgatacatatataatttatttatttttaagatAAATTTTAGGTTGTTAATAATTTCTTCATCAACATTTAATATACTTACGCCTACATGTTCGTGTCtgtttaatattttgttatcttcattattaaatatatttttatcatttacattatttacTCGTGGAGAGTTCTGCTTTTCATATTCGTTACTATTTAATTGATTCTCCTCAAAAACCGTgtttttattcttataatcccctttattattatttgctTCAGTATAATACCCTAtagataatatttttataattttattattataacaaaTTCTATATGTATTCCTGAGCATATCATTTTTCCATCCATAACCATAACTCTTAATATACTCCTTTCCACCAAATCTTGAATCTTTACTTACTATACCATTTTTCCTTTCAATtaaatttgaataattataattttccaaaaaattattgcaAACTGTtccatttaaatttatatttcggCTTATTTTCTTCCCGCTTTTTAAACTTTTACTCAACACATTCATATCAATAATTGATAAATGAATTGAATGATTAATGTTTTGTATATCAATAAGCGTGTTCATGCCATTTTTCACTCGTATCATTTTAGACGCATAAACAGTACATTAATATGTGTTTCTtataatattctttatattaatattttatatcttttcAACTTCCTTTCTTTTTCTACCCTTTTCATACATTTGTTCTTCATATTTcgtcatatatatttacttaGTAAGTCATATACTTAAATATGGACTGTTCcccataattttatttataaaaaatatacaaataaaaacttcaagcaaaataaaatattataaaaaatcgaaaaaaagGTGGAACAATAACTTATTTATACttgtaatataatataatatacatataaaaaaacggcaaataaaaattttcacATTTCCCCccttcatttatataaaaaaatacaattattttttaatatcattatgaaatttaaaatacaaCAAATtcccaaaaaataatatagagTTTATTTGGgtattgttttttattattatttcctttGCATACTTTTGTTCATAttcatgcatatatattatgcagGTATACTTAGGTTTGCATTTTTAAAGGAACAAATTATActaaacaatttttttttattaaagtattaaaaaaacatacaATTTGCATATGTTCATGatgttattataaatatatcacaAAGCGCTACTTAATTATTAGTAATTATAGTttatttctctttttttgtgtttcatccttttatacaaaatgttcagatttaatgataaactatattttcataaatacaattattttataatattaacaaatcaAATTAATACACACGCTTCAAAATACATACGAAATTTTGTTTTCCAAGTATACAATATTAAATTCCCTCCTTTGAAGAAACACCAAAAAAACGGGAAAAAATAGTAGACGAGgggaaaataaatgaaaacatgatcattaataaaaaataaaatttaaataaaacacattttataagttttatctgtatatattttgattttttcatatttttttccacataataaaatagcaTTTCtccatataataatttatcatcccatataaaaaaacgaaagCAATTCTTCCTACATAataatgcaaaaaaaatataaatacattattatataacaacatgcatatatataaacataccATATTTTTGTGTGCAAAAAGTGTAAACAAATTCCTAACTAGGGTTTATTCattatatcaaaaaattgttGATATGGCTACAGAAATGCAATAATTGCAACCccaaatgaaaatattggTTAAAGGGTATCTTCGAAAGTTTTTCAATTACTCCTAtgttcattatatatatatacgtatatccatatgtatatatacctttatttgatttattcGAAATAACACGCTTAAATATAGGGTATATCTTTATGCTTTAATACAATTTTGTTTGAGcaagttttattttttatttttacaatataaaaaattatttaatgtaaaaaaatgtaataaataaaaaaataataataaataatgaaaattattttttttaaacatgctatgtgtatatataagtatgtgtatatataagtatGTGTATATACACACTTTTAAAGAGAGGGTATCtataaaattcaaaattGCAATTGTAGTACCCTTAAAGCAAAACAAAATTGTCTCCAATTAtttgcatataaaaatatatattttaatatgcttctaataaaattataatgtttcatatatataactattaAATCACCTTTCTATTTcctttaatttattaaatt of Plasmodium berghei ANKA genome assembly, chromosome: 6 contains these proteins:
- a CDS encoding ATP-dependent DNA/RNA helicase PSH2, putative, with amino-acid sequence MIRVKNGMNTLIDIQNINHSIHLSIIDMNVLSKSLKSGKKISRNINLNGTVCNNFLENYNYSNLIERKNGIVSKDSRFGGKEYIKSYGYGWKNDMLRNTYRICYNNKIIKILSIGYYTEANNNKGDYKNKNTVFEENQLNSNEYEKQNSPRVNNVNDKNIFNNEDNKILNRHEHVGVSILNVDEEIINNLKFILKINKLYMYQYIVFNEIVVKNCKHLLIYNKTGTGKTLCYLLPLIQKIINNKFDCNRNVLILTQNIYLCKQLYIYILSIYPNLNVCILSDENDSFSNMKKMRSSVVVKNNIINKEGFNTDIQIENSGIHFYLCTPNKFESYIKNYKNKKKNDKNIMNNVLNCVNTIVVDEFDYIVENRRFIFNFLFYYSSKNGLSSIENEIDKKENNNNYDNLNYKDFNMYLFTANINELMMKKINEHLFDFIFFDFVNGIKETIKNKENENIISCNSNKNKKDNSFQLLSKENKKYSLCNLNISHFICKINTPSKYKYVPYFLNIFFFNQKGLSNKNQSMLERKKQFNDIDKEEYDSNKLISDYMNKNTSTIIEDGEKINKCIIFSNSKDEVENLYENAFLKPHAVMIHSDLLTAQKNENINLFKLGKKNILITTDIVSRGLDIENVVFILNYSPPVSPNDYVHRSGRTGRGKEKGVCLTIYHKYEYRNLEKVIKYTKNNFQAILCPHRDEVYKFSVDILTDTIMKIPPEKYEFLHNKSKELFETYNTRIIAQILSILLKFDKKGQNISLLSGKKNYTSVLIKDPFFELIKNKDDIINILKATIGSGNFSSIVGDIAKCDEGYIADICSSSVNKIINLFNNSNSHYRNKGVEISTIIELPQIVREKKNVMKKSKKTPWIKYKLQRKKIIILGRKEDKYKKKGIVEFIKDINRPI